The Streptomyces sp. NBC_01426 genome includes a region encoding these proteins:
- a CDS encoding C40 family peptidase produces MARQVTAMLNGGGNVTVSGLSLPREQLPNAKIIVATGVQKKFPARGQIVALATALQESDLRNLDHGDRDSLGLFQQRPSQGWGTREQILNPVYASERFYDALAQLTDWQNMPITVAAQKVQRSGYPDAYAKHEPLATALQQAIAPTLGGTTGVAAPTIPGAGGLAPAACTVQAAVDFGDIPPGTVPEGYQIPASAPPQVQTAIRWALGQVGTMYQWGGSCTNPHGDNPAERCDCSSLTQRSYGVAGMEITRTTYTQIHDGRAVPADAIAPGDLLFARGSASAPEHVAMAIGYGYVVHAPRTGRPVTVVKQTDLGPILVVRRIVS; encoded by the coding sequence ATGGCACGCCAGGTCACGGCCATGCTCAACGGAGGCGGCAACGTCACGGTCTCCGGCCTGTCCCTGCCCAGGGAGCAGCTCCCCAACGCGAAGATCATCGTCGCCACGGGAGTACAGAAGAAGTTCCCCGCCCGCGGGCAGATCGTCGCACTCGCCACCGCCCTGCAGGAATCAGACCTGCGCAACCTCGACCACGGAGACCGCGACTCCCTGGGCCTGTTCCAACAACGCCCCTCACAGGGCTGGGGAACCCGCGAGCAGATCCTGAACCCGGTCTACGCCTCCGAACGGTTCTACGACGCGCTGGCCCAGCTCACCGACTGGCAGAACATGCCGATAACCGTCGCCGCGCAAAAGGTCCAGCGCTCCGGCTACCCCGACGCCTACGCGAAACACGAGCCCCTCGCCACCGCTCTGCAGCAGGCCATCGCCCCAACCCTCGGCGGGACCACCGGCGTAGCCGCCCCCACCATCCCCGGGGCTGGCGGCCTCGCGCCGGCCGCGTGCACCGTCCAGGCGGCAGTCGACTTCGGGGACATCCCGCCCGGCACCGTGCCCGAGGGATACCAGATTCCGGCGAGCGCCCCACCCCAGGTACAAACCGCGATCCGCTGGGCGCTCGGCCAGGTCGGCACCATGTACCAGTGGGGAGGCAGCTGCACCAACCCCCACGGCGACAACCCCGCCGAACGCTGCGACTGCTCATCCCTGACTCAGCGGTCCTACGGCGTCGCCGGAATGGAGATCACTCGCACCACCTACACCCAGATCCACGACGGACGCGCCGTCCCGGCCGACGCCATCGCCCCCGGAGACCTGCTCTTCGCCCGCGGCTCGGCATCCGCCCCCGAACACGTCGCCATGGCCATCGGCTACGGCTACGTCGTCCACGCACCCAGAACCGGCCGTCCCGTGACGGTGGTCAAGCAAACCGACCTGGGACCAATCCTCGTCGTCCGGCGCATCGTTTCATGA
- a CDS encoding IS256 family transposase: MLSVVNEDGTTESGTSLIDEIVREGARRMLAAALEAEVEQYMAELAGQCDEAGRRLVVRNGRHRPRTVTTAAGPVEVAAPRLNDRRVDAATGERERFSSKILAPWCRKSPKVSEVLPLLYLHGLSSGDFVPALEQFLGSTAGLSPATVTRLMKQWTTEHAAFQARDLAGSDYVYVWADGIHPKIRLSQAHSCLLVLMGVRVDGTKELIAIAEGLWESTESWADLLRDCRRRGMRDPVLVAGDGARGLWRALAEVFPQARHQRCWVHKTRNVMNALPKSAQPGAKKALQEIYNAEDRNHAEKAVTAFEKAYGVKWPKAAAKITGEVDELLAFYDFPAEHWIHLRTTNPIESTFSTVKLRTKVTRGAGSPTAALAMVFKLVESAQQRWRAVTAPHLVALVRAGNRFENGHLVERDETLAA, encoded by the coding sequence GTGCTCAGCGTAGTCAACGAAGACGGCACCACCGAGAGTGGTACCTCTCTGATCGACGAGATCGTCCGGGAAGGTGCCCGGCGGATGCTCGCGGCAGCCTTGGAGGCGGAGGTTGAGCAGTACATGGCCGAACTCGCAGGCCAGTGCGACGAGGCGGGCCGGCGGCTGGTGGTTCGCAACGGCCGCCACCGGCCCAGGACGGTGACCACCGCGGCCGGGCCCGTGGAGGTGGCGGCGCCGCGGCTCAACGACCGGCGTGTGGATGCCGCAACGGGTGAGCGGGAACGGTTCTCCTCGAAGATCCTCGCGCCGTGGTGCCGGAAGTCCCCGAAGGTCAGCGAGGTCCTGCCGTTGCTCTACCTCCACGGCCTGTCCTCGGGCGACTTCGTGCCCGCGCTCGAGCAGTTCCTGGGCAGTACCGCCGGTCTGTCGCCGGCCACCGTGACCCGGCTGATGAAGCAGTGGACGACTGAGCATGCCGCCTTCCAGGCTCGTGACCTGGCCGGGTCCGACTACGTCTACGTGTGGGCCGACGGCATCCACCCCAAGATCCGGCTCTCCCAGGCGCACTCGTGCCTGCTGGTCCTGATGGGCGTCCGCGTCGACGGAACCAAGGAGCTGATCGCGATCGCCGAGGGATTGTGGGAGTCCACCGAGTCCTGGGCGGATCTGCTGCGGGACTGCCGCCGGCGCGGCATGCGCGACCCGGTCCTCGTGGCCGGCGACGGGGCAAGGGGACTGTGGCGGGCCCTGGCCGAGGTGTTCCCACAGGCCAGGCACCAGAGGTGCTGGGTTCACAAAACCCGTAATGTCATGAACGCGCTACCGAAGTCCGCGCAGCCCGGCGCGAAGAAGGCGCTCCAGGAGATCTACAACGCCGAAGACCGCAACCACGCCGAGAAGGCGGTCACCGCGTTCGAGAAGGCATACGGCGTGAAGTGGCCCAAGGCCGCGGCGAAGATCACCGGCGAGGTCGACGAGCTCCTGGCGTTCTACGACTTCCCCGCCGAGCACTGGATCCACCTGAGGACCACGAACCCCATCGAGTCGACCTTCAGCACGGTCAAGCTCCGGACCAAGGTCACCCGCGGCGCCGGCAGCCCCACCGCCGCCCTCGCCATGGTCTTCAAACTCGTCGAGTCCGCCCAGCAGCGGTGGCGGGCGGTCACCGCACCCCACCTCGTCGCCCTCGTCCGAGCCGGCAACCGGTTCGAGAACGGACACCTCGTCGAACGAGACGAGACCCTCGCGGCATGA
- a CDS encoding IS1182 family transposase, which produces MQPKGLPPVPEQTARTARAAFPKGSLPMRVRDHLAEVFADEPFAEAFGVRGARGYSPGVLALVTVLQFSEDLTDRQAAEAVRDRLTWKYAVGAELTDAGFDHTVLPRFRARLADHGMERVVFDRLLEHCKEAGLVAAGGKQRTDATHVISSVRNLNRLELAGESVRAALEALAVAAPSWLAGVVDVTEFATRYGPRIDSWKMPSSQVKRDRLAQVFGQDALALCQGAWAKDSPAWIRQIESVALLRQVLVQTYLIGSDSRGRQVIRKRDADSDGVPPGQLRLASPYDSDARWAAKGDDLFWCGYKIHLTETCTTLPTDTDTDTEPEWQGPPNLITDVHTTDATVPDVKATAPIQAKLAEHGVKPAEHYLDSGCPSAELITRAKKQDIRMVTPVLLDRSAQAKAADGFDKTAFAINWKTRQVRCPAGKTSSHWNPVKQHGKDAIVITFSVLTCRDCPFQLQCTASKLGRRMLTLRPKELHENLARARAEQKTDTWKNKYKIRAGVEGTINQALDITGIRRARYRGLPKVRIQHAFSATALNIVRLDAWWTTGPLDRTRRTSRLEQLSYRLSA; this is translated from the coding sequence TTGCAGCCCAAGGGCCTGCCGCCGGTGCCGGAGCAGACCGCGAGGACGGCCCGTGCCGCCTTCCCGAAGGGGAGTCTGCCGATGCGGGTTCGGGATCACCTCGCCGAGGTCTTCGCGGACGAGCCGTTCGCCGAGGCGTTCGGGGTGCGTGGGGCCCGGGGGTACTCGCCCGGCGTGCTCGCGCTGGTGACGGTGCTGCAGTTCTCCGAGGACCTCACCGACCGGCAGGCCGCAGAGGCCGTGCGGGACCGCTTGACCTGGAAGTACGCTGTTGGGGCGGAGCTGACCGATGCCGGCTTCGACCACACGGTGCTGCCCCGTTTCCGGGCCCGGCTCGCGGACCACGGCATGGAGCGGGTGGTCTTCGACCGGCTCCTTGAGCACTGCAAGGAGGCCGGCCTGGTGGCGGCCGGGGGCAAGCAGCGCACCGATGCCACCCATGTGATCAGCTCGGTGCGGAACCTGAACCGGCTTGAGCTGGCCGGGGAGAGCGTTCGGGCGGCGCTGGAGGCCCTCGCGGTCGCGGCCCCGTCCTGGCTGGCCGGCGTGGTTGACGTGACGGAGTTCGCGACACGGTACGGGCCCCGGATCGACAGCTGGAAGATGCCGTCCTCCCAGGTCAAGCGCGATCGTCTCGCCCAGGTCTTCGGCCAGGACGCTCTCGCCCTGTGTCAGGGGGCCTGGGCGAAGGACTCCCCGGCATGGATCCGACAGATCGAGTCCGTGGCCCTGCTGCGGCAGGTCCTGGTGCAGACCTACCTCATCGGCTCCGACTCGCGGGGACGGCAGGTGATCAGGAAGCGGGACGCCGACAGTGACGGGGTCCCGCCCGGCCAACTCCGCCTGGCCTCCCCCTACGACAGCGACGCACGCTGGGCGGCCAAGGGCGACGATCTCTTCTGGTGCGGCTACAAGATCCACCTCACCGAAACGTGCACCACCCTCCCCACCGACACCGACACCGACACCGAGCCGGAGTGGCAGGGACCGCCGAACCTGATCACCGACGTGCACACCACCGACGCGACCGTGCCCGACGTGAAGGCCACCGCGCCGATCCAGGCCAAGCTCGCCGAGCACGGCGTGAAGCCGGCCGAGCACTACCTCGACTCCGGCTGCCCGTCGGCCGAGTTGATCACCAGGGCCAAGAAGCAGGACATCCGCATGGTCACCCCGGTTCTCCTGGACCGCTCCGCCCAGGCCAAGGCCGCCGACGGCTTCGACAAGACCGCCTTCGCCATCAACTGGAAGACCCGTCAGGTCCGCTGCCCCGCCGGGAAGACCAGCTCCCACTGGAACCCCGTCAAGCAGCATGGCAAGGACGCCATCGTGATCACCTTCAGCGTCCTGACCTGCCGCGACTGCCCCTTCCAGCTCCAGTGCACCGCCTCGAAGCTCGGCCGCCGCATGCTCACCCTGCGGCCGAAGGAGCTCCACGAGAATCTCGCCCGGGCCCGCGCCGAGCAGAAGACCGACACCTGGAAGAACAAATACAAGATCCGCGCCGGCGTCGAAGGCACCATCAACCAGGCCCTGGACATCACCGGCATCCGCCGGGCCCGCTACCGCGGCCTGCCCAAGGTCCGCATCCAACACGCCTTCTCCGCCACCGCCCTCAACATCGTCCGCCTCGATGCTTGGTGGACCACCGGACCCCTCGACCGAACCCGCCGCACCAGCCGACTCGAGCAACTCAGCTACCGACTCTCCGCCTGA
- a CDS encoding IS110 family transposase, whose protein sequence is MQSIEQPRSGHVVIGVDTHKHVHVAAVMDTIGGILATLTIPTDTGGFQQLQDWAASFGRVLAFGIEGTGSYGATLTSFLRRSGHKVVEAGRPDRRLRRMNGKSDTLDAENAARAVLAGFATATPKSADGEAEMIRRLKVAHDQAVEQRAAAMVTMKAMLVHAPDTLRRETAGKTQISLARQLAALRPRRLEGPEDALRHTLRTLAKRWQYLDAEAKELTKMIGDLVQRTAPQLLEPFGIGVDTAAEILVVAGDNPERIKSEAALAKLAGIAPVPTGSGMTSGRHRINHGGHRQLNAAIYRTVIVRMQYHQPTIAYVARRTTEGKTKREIIRCLKRYVIREVYHLLRPAPQTPHTAS, encoded by the coding sequence GTGCAGAGTATCGAGCAGCCCAGGTCCGGGCATGTCGTGATCGGCGTCGACACGCACAAGCACGTCCACGTTGCGGCGGTGATGGACACGATCGGTGGGATCCTGGCCACCTTGACCATTCCCACCGACACCGGCGGTTTCCAGCAATTACAGGACTGGGCGGCCTCGTTCGGCCGAGTCCTTGCGTTCGGGATCGAGGGCACCGGCTCCTACGGCGCCACACTGACATCGTTTCTGCGCAGGAGTGGCCACAAGGTGGTTGAGGCCGGCCGCCCGGACCGGCGGCTGCGGCGCATGAATGGCAAGTCCGACACCCTGGACGCCGAGAACGCCGCCCGCGCCGTCCTCGCCGGGTTCGCAACCGCCACACCGAAGAGCGCCGACGGCGAAGCGGAGATGATCCGCCGGCTCAAGGTCGCGCACGACCAGGCTGTTGAACAGCGCGCCGCGGCCATGGTCACGATGAAGGCGATGCTGGTCCACGCCCCCGACACCCTGCGCCGGGAGACCGCGGGAAAGACACAGATCAGCCTGGCACGGCAGCTGGCAGCCCTGCGTCCTCGCCGCCTGGAAGGACCCGAGGACGCACTGCGTCACACACTGCGGACGCTCGCCAAGCGGTGGCAGTACCTCGACGCCGAGGCCAAGGAACTGACGAAGATGATCGGCGACCTGGTCCAACGGACCGCCCCACAGCTGCTCGAGCCGTTCGGCATCGGGGTGGACACCGCCGCGGAGATCCTCGTCGTCGCCGGCGACAACCCCGAGCGGATCAAGTCCGAGGCCGCTCTCGCCAAACTCGCGGGCATCGCGCCCGTTCCCACCGGCTCCGGCATGACCAGCGGCAGGCACAGGATCAACCACGGCGGCCACCGACAGCTGAACGCCGCGATCTACCGAACCGTCATCGTCCGGATGCAATACCACCAGCCCACGATCGCCTACGTCGCCCGCCGCACCACCGAAGGCAAGACCAAACGCGAGATCATCCGCTGCCTCAAACGCTACGTCATCCGCGAGGTCTACCACCTGCTCCGACCCGCCCCACAGACACCCCATACGGCCAGTTGA